Within Sphingobium sp. SCG-1, the genomic segment CGTCATCAGCGTGACCGTCGCCCACGCCCATAATTTCTCGCCATCGCGCCGCACCGTCCAGCACGCGATCAGTGCACCGATGATCGCTATCACAGGCATTGCCAGCAGTGGGATCGCGACATTGCGCGCCTGCGCGGTGATCGGCTTGGCCTCGCGGATGTTGGCGAGCCACAGCTTCTGCAATTCGGGCGAAAGCTGATAGGCGCTCGTCAGGCATTGCGGCCATGACGCGAAGGCGAAAGCGGCCACCACCGCGCCGACGACCGCGCCCGCCGCCAGCCGCTGTTGCCAGTTCCGCAGCGGCAGGCAGGTCAGCAGCAACATACCGCCCGAGGCTGCGCCGAATATGCCCACCCACACCGGCGAAAGCGCATCGCACACTGGCGCGCGATTGGCGTAGCTGGCGGTCAGCACGAACAGCAGCCCGGTGCCGCCGCCGAGGCTGAGCGCATAGGGTCGCATCCGCCCCGCGGCGCCATCCTCGAACACCCAGCGCAGCGCGATGATGCCGCCCGCCGCGACAAGATAGACGATCATCTCCATGCCGATGGCGAGGGAAAAAGCGCTTGCCAGTCCGGCAACGATTCCGCCGCGCATCCAGTTGCGGTCCACTACGCCCGCCAGCGTCGCGACTGTCAGCGCCAACTGCCAGCCATGGTGATCGATCCGCATCGGCAGGTACATGCTGAGGCCCATCTGCGCCGCCAGAGGCGCGAACGCCGCGACGATCCAGGCATTGCTCCCGGCCAGCCGCCGCACGATGAAGGCGAGGCTCAGCATCATCGGCAATAGCGGCAGCATGGGCGCGACTGCGCAGGCGAGGCGATCTGCCGTCGGGATATCGGTGAACAGGCGGAAGAACATCATCAGTCCGGCGATCGGCAAGTCCACCAGCCGCGACCAGTGGATGTTCGCGCCGCCGGGCGGATCGAGCCGATATTGCCGCAGGTCGTACCAGCCTTGCCCCGCCAGCCAGTCCTTCACCTGCACGAAGCGGATATTGTCGTCGGTGTCGCTCAGCACCAGCCAGTGCACTTGCGACCACATGGCGACGACATAGAAGGACGCGATCCCGACCCAGATGACGAAGGTCAGGAATACCCATTCCTCGTCTGCCTTCGCCGACCAGCGTTCGAGCCGGGGCACCACCGCCTCGCGCCACCACGCCATCTTGCCCGTCGCTCGTCTGTCCATCGTCCCGTCGATCATGCCGCTTCCCATGTCATGCACGCGGGATTAGACCGCGCCGGGCAAAGCGCAAAGGGGTGTCGATGAAAATCATGGAGAAGGCCGCTGCGACGCTGGACGCGCTTCCGCCCGAACGCCGCGCGCTGTTCTGGCAGATCGTGCGCTATGGCCTCATCGGCCTCACCGTGACTGCCATTCAGTCCGTAATCTACTGGACGTTGGCGGCTATCGCGAATGTGCATCCGCAACTCGCCAATCTGGCGGGCTATGTCGCCGCAGTCAGCGCCGGCTATGTTCTCCATGGCGCCTTTACCTTCCGGGATCAGGCGCGCCAGAACCGCAGCGCCACTCGCGCGCCGCGCTTCGTCGCGGTGTCTGCGATCAGCCTCGCCCTCAATGCGCTATGGGTGTGGCTGTGCGTGACCCGGATCGGCTGGCCGGAATGGACACCGATCCCTGCGATGATGACCCTGACGCCGGCCTGCGTGTTCGTGCTGAACCGACAGTGGGTGTTCCGGTAAGCTCGGTTGCTAATCGGCTTCCGGGACTGGCAGTGGGAAGAACCCACGATAGGGTCGAGCTTCGTCCACGGCCCGCGCAAAGGATGGCCGCTCCAGCAATCTTGCACGATAGGCCAGGACATTGGCGAAGCGATCCGCCACGGGATGCACCCAGTGCGCATAGAAAAGGAACGGTGCCGCGCCGCAATCGGCCAGCGTGAACGTCTCTCCGCACGCCCATGTCCGGCCCGCCATCGCATCGTCCAGCCAGGCATAGGCGGTATCGAGCAGTGAACGCGCATCGCGCACGCCGGGCTCGTCCTTCTCGCCTTCAGGCCTCAGCGCATTAAACACGATCTTCTGTTGCGGCGTGGAAATATAGTTGTCGAAGAAACGGTCCATCATTCGCACTCGCAAGGCCGCATCACGATCTTCCGGGATCAGCCGAACCGGCCCCGGATAATGGATGTCCAGATATTCGACGATGATGCTGGCTTCGGCAAGCACCTGTTCCCCATCCTGAAGAACCGGAAACCGCTTTATCGGCCATACCTCCGCCCATTCCGCAGCATTATCCGGCTCGTCGGGCGAAACCATGCGGAGCGTGAACGGGATGTCGTTTTCGTAGAAAGCGATGATCGCTTTTTGACAATAGGAGGAGAAGGGGTGCCCAAATAATTGCAATTCGGCCATTCTCTTCTCCCCCGATTATCAGCGCAGCATCAATGTACGAAACGCGCCACCACGTCGCGGTAGCTGCGGCTGACCTTCACCTGCGCGCCGCTGTCCAGCACCAGGAAGCATTCGCCATTGGTGTGGGGTTTCACTTGCCGCACCTGTGAGAGGTTGACGATGGTGGAACGATGCACACGCTGGAAATTGCGCGGATCGAGGCGCTTTTCCAGATCCTTCATCGTCTCGCGCAGGATCAGCGAATTGTCGGCGGTGTAGATGCACATATAGTCACCCGCCGCGTCGATCCGCTCGATGCTGTCGACATCGACGCGGAAGATCTGCCCGCGATCCTTGATGTTGATGAGCTTCTCATAGCGGCTGGCGGCGTGACCGTCTTCCTCTGGCGCGAAGTCGCTCATCGCCTGGGGTGCGACTTCGGCCAATACTTCGCGCAGCCGCTCGACTTCCTGCACCTGACGCTTTTCATTGAGGCGCTGGCGCACGCGATCCAGCGCATCGGCGAGACGATCCGGCTCCACCGGCTTCATCAGATAATCGACGGCCTGCGCCTCGAACGCGCGAATCGCATGATCGGCATAGGCCGTCACGAAGATGAACAGCGGCGGCTCGATCTCCATCATGCCCTGCACCACCGAAAAACCGTCGAATCCGGGCATCTGTATGTCGAGGAAGACGAGGTCGGGCTTATGCGTCTTGATCGCGCGGATGGCCTCTCGGCCATTCTGGCAGGTTTCGATGATTTCCACATCCTCATGCGGTTCGAGGCGGAGCTGCATGCCCTGTATGGCAAGGCTCTCATCATCGACGAGGATTGTTCTGATTGTCATGCGGCCACTTTCATTGGATCTTCCGTAATCAGCGGCATTTCGATGGTGACCGAAAAACCGCCGCCGGGCGTGGAACGCGCTTCGAAGCTGTGGCGTTCCCCGTAGGCCTGAAACAACCTGTCACGAATATTCGCCAATCCCACGCCCGTCGAGAGACTTGGCCGAGGCGCGATTTCATTCAATCCCGGACCGGTATCGGACACGACGATCCGGACGTTTTCACCGGCAGGCTGCGCCACGACCGTGATTTCCGCGCCTTCTTCCTTGGGCGTCACGGCATATTTGATGGCATTCTCAACCAGGGGCTGAAGCAATAACGACGGGAGCCTGGCATGAGCCACCGCGGGATCGATGCTGAACGCGGGACGTAAGCGATCCTCGAACCGCATCTTCTCGATCTCCAGGTACAGCTTCAGCGTCTCGACCTCCTGCTCCAGCGTCACTTGCGCGGTAGGCTCGTTGATCAGCGTGTAGCGCAGGAAGGAGGACAGGCGCGATAACATGGCATTGGCGCGGTCGGTCTGCTTCAAAAGCACCAGCGTGGAGATGCTGTTGAGCGTATTGAACAGGAAGTGCGGATTGAGCTGATAGCGCAGCATGGCGAGCTGCGCGTTGCTTGCCTGTAATTCCAGCCGCTGCAACTGGTCGGATTGCTCCTCCACCGTCAGATAGAAGTTGATCGCATAATAGAGCGCCGACCATGCGCCGAGCAGGGTCACCGTCAGATAGAAAGCACCAAGGAAGAGTTGCAGCCCCGCCGTCGCGCTCGACTGGTTCTGCGTCGCGAACACCCATGCATCGATAAAAGCGCACAGGGCAGCGGCGGCTACCACCGAAATGATCGAGACGCCCCACGTCACGATCGGCCGCTGCTGGAGCAGGTTGCGGAAGATGACGGCCATCAGCAACGTCACCGAATAGCCCGATATGGTGGAGATCAGCACTGGGACGAGGAACGATAACTCCTGCCCGTTCGCTACGCCCGACGCACCGCGAAGCACGAAAGTGCCGAGCCAGCCAAGCGATTGCAGGTTCCAGAAGGCCCGGTTCTTGTCCGCGAAAAACGGCTGCGGCTGAAGGGGATTGACCGACATGGGCCGAGACTTAGCGGCTTTTACCCGGATCGAGAAGGCTCCTCATGATCCTTCTTCGACGCCTGTTGGCAGGATCAGGCCGCTAACGTCTTGTCCGCATCTTCGGGGACGCGGCTGCCGTTGGGCAATACCCAGACGAGATCCTCCATGGCCAGTTCGCGGCCGTCATGTGCGAAGATCTTAACGGGCTTAATGGGCTTGCCGTCGCGCGTGTCGCATAGCTGAGGCTTGGAATGAGCGCAGCACTCCCATTTTTCGCCCCATTGGCGCAGCGCGACCATCATCGGCGCCAGTTCCTTCGCCTTCTGAGTCATGCGATATTCAACCTTGCGCCGGTCGCAACTCATCGGCTCGCGCAGTAATATACCCTTCTCGACCAGCCGGGTCAGGCGATTGGCTAGAATGTTGCGGGCAATGCCAAGATTGCTCTGGAACTCTTCGAAATGCTTGAGACCACTGATCGCCCCACGCAAGATCATGAAAGACCAGCGCTCCCCCATCGCTTCAAGGGCGTTGGGAAACGGGCACTCCTCAAAGACCTCGTCGAGCTTCTCTATCATAACCAGCTATGTTAGTCCGATTCGCGGCGGGTTGCAAAAAGCAATTTATACATTCGCGCACATTGATCGGGAATTAACCTCCCAAAATGGTAATTTTTTGTTGCGTAACAGAGGCAACACCGCACAACGGGTGTCATGTTACGTCAGTACGAACTTGTTGAACGTGTGAAAAGCTACGATCCGGATGCGGACGAGGCAATGATAAACCGTGCCTACGTCTTTTCCGTTCAGAAGCATGGCAGTCAAAAACGCGCGAGCGGCGACCCCTATTTCAGCCACCCCATCGAAGTTGCAGGCATTCTGACTGACCTGTATCTCGACGATCAGACGATCGTGACTGCGTTGTTGCACGATACGATAGAAGACACACTCGTCACGTATGAAGAGATCGAGAGCGCATTCGGCAGGGATGTAGCGCGGCTGGTCGATGGCGTGACCAAGCTCAGCAAGATCGAGGCGCAGTCGGAAAACGAGCGCGCCGCGGAGAATCTGCGCAAGTTCCTGCTCGCCATGTCGGACGACATCCGCGTGCTGCTGGTGAAGCTCGCCGATCGGCTGCACAACATGCGCACGCTGCACTTCATCAAGAACCCGGACAAGCGCAAGCGCATCGCGAAGGAGACGATGGACATTTACGCGCCGCTCGCCGAGCGGATCGGAATGTATGATTTCATGCGCGAGATGCAGCTTCTTGCCTTCCGCGAACTCGAACCCGAAGCCTATGACAGCATCACCAAGCGTCTGGAGCAACTGAAGGAAGGCGGCGAGGACAAGGTTGCCCGCATCGCCGCTGGCCTGCAACTACTGCTCGGCAGCAACGACGTGCGCGTGACGGTCTCAGGCCGGGAGAAGCATCCCTTCTCGATCTGGAAGAAGATGCAGGAACGACATATCAGCTTCGAGCAACTGACCGACGTCATGGCCTTCCGCGTCATCACGGAAAGCACGGAGGAATGCTATCACGCGCTCGGCGTGATCCACCAGAAGTTCAAGATGGTGCCCGGTCGCTTCAAGGATTACATCTCGACGCCCAAGCGCAATGGGTACCGGTCGATCCATACGACCGTGATCCACGACGAAAACGCCCGTATCGAAATCCAGATTCGCAGCAAGGACATGCACCACAACAGCGAGTTCGGCCTTGCCGCGCATTGGGCCTATAAGCAGTCCACGCATGGCTCGGAAAAAAAGCCGGACGCGCAAGCGGCCTGGCTGCGCGATCTTGTCGAAATCCTGGAACAGAGCCAGGACGCCGACGAACTTCTCGAACATACCCGCATGGCGATGTATCAGGACCGCATCTTCGCCTTCAGTCCCAAGGGTGAGTTGCATCAGTTGCCGAAGGGTTCGACGCCAGTCGATTTCGCCTATGCTGTCCACACGCGCCTCGGCAACCAGACAGTCGGGGCGAAGGTCAACGGGCGAGTCGTGCCGCTGCGCACGCGCCTCGAAAATGGCGATCAGGTTGAGATCCTTAAGTCCGACGGGCAGGAGCCGCAGCCCGGCTGGCTGACGTTTGTCGGCACTGGCAAGGCGCGCGCCGCGATCCGCCGCCATATCCGCAATAAGCAGCGCGGGGAGCAGATTGCGCTGGGCGAAAAGCTGTACGAGGAAATCGCCAGCCGCCTGCCGGTAGAGATCGGCGAGAAGGGCATGAACGCGGGTCTCAAGCGCCTGAAGCTGGAAGACCGCGCAGCGCTGATGATCGCGATCGCGACGCATCGCGTCACCGATGCCGAAGTTATGGAAGCCCTCATTCCCGGTTCCACGACAGCGGAGGGATCAGAGGAAGCGCACCCGCGCCAGCATGAAGCCGTGTCGATCCGGGGTCTGACGCCCGGTATCGCCTATGTGTTGGGCGAATGCTGCCACCCTGTGCCGGGCGACCGCATCGTAGGCCTGCGCCGAGTCGGCGTGCCGATCGAAGTCCACACGATTGACTGCAAGATGCTGGAAAACAGTCAGGATGCCGACTGGGTTGATCTCGACTGGGACGCCAAGTCGAAGGGCGGCACCGCGCGTCTCTCGATTATCGTCAAGAACCAGCCGGGCGCACTCGCTTCGGTCGCCAATATCTTCGGCGCGAACAAGGCGAACATCCTGAACTTGCAGCTCGTCAATCGCGAGGGACCGTTCCACACCGATATCATCGATCTGGAAGTGAGTGACGCGCAGCATTTAATGCGCATTATCTCAGCCTTGCGGTCCCTCGATATCGTGGTGCAGGCAGATCGGGTCTAAGAGGACGGCGCTTAATTCGGCAGTGTTGTCGCCGCGTCCTCTTCGGCGCGCTGAATAGGCGGCGTTTCGACATCGCTGCGGGTTGTGCCGCGCGAGGATCTCACATCCTGCGACGCGGGCGGAATGACGCGATACTCGTCCACCAGCTTCTTGGTCCGGTTCTGCGCCTTGGCGACACCTGCCGCCGCGATGATATCGAGTACGGTGATGCCGACCACCATCGCCATCGCGATGAGAGCGGCGTCGCGTTTCGGATTGGTCGGCCGCAGCGCCGTTGCCAGCGTGGCGAGGTCCAAGCCATCGCCCAGCACACGGCTGACCAGCCCGGCTTTCGGATCGAGCGATAGTGTCGGCACCCCGGCGGCAAGCTCCCGCACACCATAAGCGCGCACCAGCCCTTCCTTGCCTTCCATGCCAAGCGCTCGGGTAATGCGCCCTGGCGCCACCAGTTCGGCAACGCCGAGGCCGACGCTGAACCAGCCAAGGAACCGCGCCAGCCGTTCGGGCTGCGTCATCGAACTTGGTGTATTGCGGGTGGAGGCGTCCCCTGATTGATGGGCACGTGAGATGTTGGTGATGGCGTTCATTTTCTCTCCTTTCCCTCTGGCTTCATCGCTGGAGCATCATTCCAAAGCCGGCGCCCGCCCGTCTCCGAACGAGCGGCTGTGAATCAGGAGAGACAATCGCGTGCGCGGGATTACGTTCCCTAACAAGGGTTTATGTCGGTCTGTATTGGCGCGTGCTTTTGTGGGAGGGTGCGCTACCGCTCTTCGCCGCCGCACAGCACTCGGCCCGCGCCGTTGTGCTTCACAGTGCACGCTGCCTTGCCCTGCACCAGCACATCGCCCGACCCGAACGCGCTGACGTCCGCTGTCGCCGAAGCCGTGGCGCTGATGCTCCCCGTCCCCTCATTCACCAGCCTGGCATCGCGCGAGACGAGCGCGTCGGCCGTCAACACGCCCGGCCCGGACACCCGCATGTCCGCGCGCCCGGCCTTGCCCGCTAGCGTGACGCGCCCCGCACCGGACAGCAGCACGCTGACCTGATCGAGCGCTACGGCACCGATGCTTATATCGCCGCCGCCGCCTAGCATGATGTCACCACGCTGCCCGCGCATCTTGTCGATCGTCAGCGATCCGCCACCGGTCAGCGTCGCCCGCCGCAAATCATCAGTCGACAACCGCAATGTCACTGGCCCGCCGCCGCCCTTCTCCTCGGGCCGTCGCGGCTTCATCCGGATGACGAGCAGATTGCCGGATACCTGCATGTCTACGCGGTCCAGCGCATCACGGTCGCCATCGCCCTTGGCCGTCACGCCCATGCCGGTCGTGACGAACACCCGGACCGGAGCATCCACCCGGATGCTGTCGAAGCGTGTGATCGTATAGCCTTGCGTCGCGGCGGCAGCGGGCGCGGACGCTGCCAGCAAGGGCAGGAGAAAAGCGAAGCGGATCATAATGCGCCTAGATCGCACAGCATTTATCACCACCGCGTTAACCCTAATCCGAACAATTCGCCTCGCCAGAGCCAATCACGGAAAGTTTGCACTTCGCGCCGCCGCGCACTGTCGCATTGCCCGATCCCATGATGTCGATCGACACCGCGCCGCCGGAATTGAGGCTCACGTCGCCCGATCCCAACACGTCGATGCTTCCGCCGCCCGCTTTCAGCGCCGAAGCGTCGATATCGCCCGATCCGGTGGCGGCGAGTTCAACCTCACGTGCCGCGCCGGCGAGCCGCATTGCGCCCGATCCGGTAAGATCTGCCTTCAGGTTCTCCAATGTTCCGCCGCCCAGGGTCAAGTCGCCGGACCCGGTGAGCGAGAGCGTCAGGCGCGGCCCCTTGGCCGTGCCGATCCGCATGTCGCCTGACCCCGTCAGCGCAGCTTTTTCGATCGCGGGCATGGCAACACGGATCGTCGCGCCCTTGTCGCTCACGCTCCATAACGTGTTGAGACCCTTTTTTCGCCCGATCTTGAGGGTGCCGCCGTCCACACCGATTTCAATGCGTTCCAGAACCTTTGAGTCACCTTCCGCCGTGACCTTGAACGCAGGTCCGACCGTCACGATCACATTGTCCGGGCCTGCCGATTCGATGCCGCTGAAGTTCTTGAATCCTGAGAGATCGCTCGTCGCGGCGACGCCATTCTCGATCCCGTCATCGCCCTTGATGTTCACCGAGCAGCCCGCCAGGCTCGCCAGCAAAAGGGGAAGCGCTAGACTCATGAGCAGGCTTCTGGACATTCTTCATCTCCCAACTGTATTGCCCGCATAATACAGAAAGGCTGTTCGGTGCAAAGTGGAAATAGCGGCAGCCTGGTCCTCAGGCTCCCGCAACGAAAAAGGGCGCCCCTCGCAGGACGCCCTTCCAGTGTCGCATTTGCCCTAGTGGGCTCAGTCGACCTTTTCCTTGTTATATTTGGGTGCAGCTTCATTAAGGATCTGCAGGATCTTCTTCAGCGCACCCGGTTCGTCCGTCTCTTCCATTGCCGCAAGTTCGCGGGCAAGGCGGCTCGACGCCGCTTCGAAGATCTGGCGCTCGGAATAGCTCTGCTCAGGCTGATCGTCGGCCCGGAACAGATCGCGCGTCACTTCGGCGATCGACACCAGGTCGCCCGAGTTGATCTTCGCTTCATATTCCTGCGCACGGCGTGACCACATGGTCCGCTTGACCTTCGGCTTGCCCTTCAGAGTATCCATCGCTTCTTCGAGCGTCTTGTTGGAGGAAAGCTTGCGCATCCCCACGCCTTCGGCTTTATTGGTGGGCACGCGGAGCGTCATGCGCTCTTTTTCGAAACGCAGTACATAAAGCTCCAGCTCCATGCCCGCGATCTGCTCTTTCTGCAGTTCGACTACACGGCCAACGCCATGCTTGGGGTAAACGACATAATCACCAACGTCAAAGGACAGCGCTTTGGCAGCCATTTGGAACCTTTCCATCACAACAGGAGAAACCGGTGTCGCGCAGCTGCATGTAATACGGGCATACATGCGGCGAATTCCGCAACGTCACCTTAAGATCATGGGACGATTTCACTCCACACGGACGCGACGGCGCCCGCTGCTGCGAAGCATATAGCAGATTCACAACAAAATTACCAGCCCGCGCATTATAAAGCGGTACGAGCGTCGCAGGAGAGTTAATATACTAAGTGCTCACCCGAACTTCTCGCGAATGTCAGTCGCCCGAACCGGGTTCTGCCGAGAAGTATTTCTCGAATTTGCCTTCTTCATCTTTGAAGGCGTCGGCATCAGCAGGCGCTTCGCCCTTTACGGTGATGTTCGGCCACTCGGCGGAGAATTTGGTGTTAAGCTCCAGCCACTTCTCAAGACCATTCTCGGTATCGGGAAGGATCGCTTCGGCAGGGCACTCAGGTTCGCACACACCGCAGTCGATGCATTCGCTCGGGTTGATGACCAGCATGTTCTCGCCTTCGTAGAAGCAGTCGACGGGACATACTTCGACGCAATCCATATATTTGCAGCGGATGCAGGCGTCGGTCACGACGTAGGTCATTGCAGGGGCCTTTTTTCCCGAATTCGGATTGCGCCCTGCTATGCGTCGCCTCGCCCTGCGTCAACAGGATAGGGCGATGCGCGGCACTGCTTTGTGTCAGCCGCCGACAACTATTTCTTCATAGCAGGCCTGCGCCTCCGGAGCGGGACCGCGCCGTTGCGGCAAGCTACTGACGCGCACCACGCGCACCTTCTGCCCATAGGGGAAGGTGATGAGGTCGCCCGCACGGACGATCGTATGGGATCGCTCGACCCTGCGGCCATTGATCCGGATGTGCCCTTCCTCCGCCAGCTTCTGCGCGCTGGTACGGCTGCTCGCCAGGCGCGTGAACCAGAGATATTTGTCGATCCGAAGCGTCGGGCTGCTCGCGCCCATGCTGAGGGCCCGCTCAGCCATTGCGCCCCAGTAGCGCCGCAAGTCCTGCAAAGGCGGAGCCTGCCGAAGGGGAAGGCGCGGCGGCAGGCGCAGGTTTTTGCGCCGGGCGCAGCCCGGTGTTGCTATTCCGTGGCTGCCGCTCCGGCGCTTTCGCCTTCTGCCGCCCGCGGAATGCCCAGTTTGGCTTGCCTTCCTCCCCTTCGACGGGACGAAAACCCGCCGCCCGCATCAATTGCAGGAAGCCGGGCTCCTGCAATCCCAGCGACACGATCCGGGGATCGGCGGCATGGAACGGCTCACCCTTGGCGATGGTCTCATGCGCCGCCCGCGCCATGCGTTCTGCCATGTCGATCCGCACGAACTGCGGGCCGAAGCCCCGGAACCCGGCAACCCGCGCGCCCGCTTCGGCATCGCGTCCCTCCAGCGCCAGCAACGTCGCGCCAGCCGGGGGCAGCGGGAGCATCGGCGTACCCTTACGCGCGGCGATCAAAGCCATCCGCCAGAGTGCGGCACCCGGCTTCAACAGGCCGGGATGGAAGATATCGAGCACGCCCACGGTGATGCCGGACTTTCGCAGAATATAGCGCTGATCCTTATCGAGATGCGCCAGCGCCTCGTCGATCTCGACTCGCTCGATGATCCCGCCGGCGTCCGCCAGTTGCGCGAATACGGCGCGCACCACGGGCACGACCTCGGGATCGCTCGCCGCCGCCGCCATCTTCACCAGCGGCAGAAGGTGGCGCTCCTTCTGCGCGGTCATCCATGCGCCGAGCCGGTCAGCGACGCGCTTCTGCACATCCTGCCCCAGCCCCAGCAGGCCGCGATCCAGCCGCAATTCGGGCGTCATCAGCGTCTGGCCATTGTGCAGGGTGGCAACGGGAACGCCATCCCAAAGGATCGTCGGCATGTCGCCCTGGCCCGGCGCCAGCACCAAAGCGGCATCGGGCGCCGCCAGTAATTCGTCCACTTTCACGCGCAATATCGCCCCAAGTCGTTTCTCTGCGGCTGCCAGCAACATGCGCCGGTCCTCTCCACGGGCATCGGGATCGACCGAGAAACGAAATCCGTCAAGCCGTCCAATCGATTCTCCGTCCATGTTGACCGATCCATCTTCGTCCACTGTGACCGGTAGTTGCGAGATATTCTGCCCCATATCGCGCAGCAGTACCGCCGTCCTCCGGTCCACGAAGCGCTGTGTGAGCGCGGCATGCAGCGCGTCCGACAGCTTCTCTTCCAGCGCCCGCGTCCGCTCCGCCATCTCGGCCGGATATTCGAGCCAGTCGGGGCGGTGCGCGATGTACGACCATGTCCGCGCCGCCGCGATTCGGCCTGAGAGCGTGTCGATGTCACCCTGCACCGTATCGAGCCCCGCGATGTGTTGCGCGAACCAGTCGCGGGGGATGTAGCCTTGCCCCTCGGACAGAAAGCGCCAGAGCCGCGAGACCATCCGCGCATGATGATCCGCGCCGAGCTTCTGGAAATCGGGTAGCCCGCAAGCGGACCAAAGACGCCGCACCTGCTGCCGGTTCCGCGCCCGCTCGATCACCAGCGGATCGTCGGCCATGCGTTTCAGGACCGAGAGATCGACGGCTTGCGGTGCGGCGCGGAGTTCGGGCACCTCCGGGCGTGCTTCCAGATCGGCGATCAGCCCTTCCAGCGTGTCGCAACGCGGCGCGCCGTCGCGCCAGTAGAGAAAGTCGAGCGACGGAAAGCGATGCTCCTCGATTGCCTCGATTTCCTCTGGCGTGAACGCAGAGTCGCTGCCTTCGCCGCCGAGCGATCCGAAGGTGCCGTCGCGATGATGTCGCCCAGCGCGCCCCGCAATCTGCGCCATTTCGGTGATCGACAGGCGGCGGGTGCGGTGTCCGTCGAACTTGCGCAACGACGCAAAAGCGACATGCGCCACATCCAGGTTAAGCCCCATGCCGATCGCGTCGGTCGCGACCAGATAGTCGACCTGGCCCTCCATGAACATCTTCACTTGCGCATTGCGCGTGCTCGGCGAAAGCGCGCCCATCACTACCGCCGCGCCACCGCGCAGCCGCCGTAGCATCTCGGCCACGGCATAGACTTCCTCAGCCGAGAAGGCGACGACGGCGGAG encodes:
- a CDS encoding GtrA family protein — protein: MKIMEKAAATLDALPPERRALFWQIVRYGLIGLTVTAIQSVIYWTLAAIANVHPQLANLAGYVAAVSAGYVLHGAFTFRDQARQNRSATRAPRFVAVSAISLALNALWVWLCVTRIGWPEWTPIPAMMTLTPACVFVLNRQWVFR
- a CDS encoding glutathione S-transferase family protein; this encodes MAELQLFGHPFSSYCQKAIIAFYENDIPFTLRMVSPDEPDNAAEWAEVWPIKRFPVLQDGEQVLAEASIIVEYLDIHYPGPVRLIPEDRDAALRVRMMDRFFDNYISTPQQKIVFNALRPEGEKDEPGVRDARSLLDTAYAWLDDAMAGRTWACGETFTLADCGAAPFLFYAHWVHPVADRFANVLAYRARLLERPSFARAVDEARPYRGFFPLPVPEAD
- a CDS encoding LytR/AlgR family response regulator transcription factor, whose product is MTIRTILVDDESLAIQGMQLRLEPHEDVEIIETCQNGREAIRAIKTHKPDLVFLDIQMPGFDGFSVVQGMMEIEPPLFIFVTAYADHAIRAFEAQAVDYLMKPVEPDRLADALDRVRQRLNEKRQVQEVERLREVLAEVAPQAMSDFAPEEDGHAASRYEKLINIKDRGQIFRVDVDSIERIDAAGDYMCIYTADNSLILRETMKDLEKRLDPRNFQRVHRSTIVNLSQVRQVKPHTNGECFLVLDSGAQVKVSRSYRDVVARFVH
- a CDS encoding sensor histidine kinase, with protein sequence MSVNPLQPQPFFADKNRAFWNLQSLGWLGTFVLRGASGVANGQELSFLVPVLISTISGYSVTLLMAVIFRNLLQQRPIVTWGVSIISVVAAAALCAFIDAWVFATQNQSSATAGLQLFLGAFYLTVTLLGAWSALYYAINFYLTVEEQSDQLQRLELQASNAQLAMLRYQLNPHFLFNTLNSISTLVLLKQTDRANAMLSRLSSFLRYTLINEPTAQVTLEQEVETLKLYLEIEKMRFEDRLRPAFSIDPAVAHARLPSLLLQPLVENAIKYAVTPKEEGAEITVVAQPAGENVRIVVSDTGPGLNEIAPRPSLSTGVGLANIRDRLFQAYGERHSFEARSTPGGGFSVTIEMPLITEDPMKVAA
- a CDS encoding winged helix-turn-helix transcriptional regulator, coding for MIEKLDEVFEECPFPNALEAMGERWSFMILRGAISGLKHFEEFQSNLGIARNILANRLTRLVEKGILLREPMSCDRRKVEYRMTQKAKELAPMMVALRQWGEKWECCAHSKPQLCDTRDGKPIKPVKIFAHDGRELAMEDLVWVLPNGSRVPEDADKTLAA
- a CDS encoding RelA/SpoT family protein; the encoded protein is MLRQYELVERVKSYDPDADEAMINRAYVFSVQKHGSQKRASGDPYFSHPIEVAGILTDLYLDDQTIVTALLHDTIEDTLVTYEEIESAFGRDVARLVDGVTKLSKIEAQSENERAAENLRKFLLAMSDDIRVLLVKLADRLHNMRTLHFIKNPDKRKRIAKETMDIYAPLAERIGMYDFMREMQLLAFRELEPEAYDSITKRLEQLKEGGEDKVARIAAGLQLLLGSNDVRVTVSGREKHPFSIWKKMQERHISFEQLTDVMAFRVITESTEECYHALGVIHQKFKMVPGRFKDYISTPKRNGYRSIHTTVIHDENARIEIQIRSKDMHHNSEFGLAAHWAYKQSTHGSEKKPDAQAAWLRDLVEILEQSQDADELLEHTRMAMYQDRIFAFSPKGELHQLPKGSTPVDFAYAVHTRLGNQTVGAKVNGRVVPLRTRLENGDQVEILKSDGQEPQPGWLTFVGTGKARAAIRRHIRNKQRGEQIALGEKLYEEIASRLPVEIGEKGMNAGLKRLKLEDRAALMIAIATHRVTDAEVMEALIPGSTTAEGSEEAHPRQHEAVSIRGLTPGIAYVLGECCHPVPGDRIVGLRRVGVPIEVHTIDCKMLENSQDADWVDLDWDAKSKGGTARLSIIVKNQPGALASVANIFGANKANILNLQLVNREGPFHTDIIDLEVSDAQHLMRIISALRSLDIVVQADRV
- a CDS encoding GIN domain-containing protein codes for the protein MIRFAFLLPLLAASAPAAAATQGYTITRFDSIRVDAPVRVFVTTGMGVTAKGDGDRDALDRVDMQVSGNLLVIRMKPRRPEEKGGGGPVTLRLSTDDLRRATLTGGGSLTIDKMRGQRGDIMLGGGGDISIGAVALDQVSVLLSGAGRVTLAGKAGRADMRVSGPGVLTADALVSRDARLVNEGTGSISATASATADVSAFGSGDVLVQGKAACTVKHNGAGRVLCGGEER
- a CDS encoding head GIN domain-containing protein yields the protein MSRSLLMSLALPLLLASLAGCSVNIKGDDGIENGVAATSDLSGFKNFSGIESAGPDNVIVTVGPAFKVTAEGDSKVLERIEIGVDGGTLKIGRKKGLNTLWSVSDKGATIRVAMPAIEKAALTGSGDMRIGTAKGPRLTLSLTGSGDLTLGGGTLENLKADLTGSGAMRLAGAAREVELAATGSGDIDASALKAGGGSIDVLGSGDVSLNSGGAVSIDIMGSGNATVRGGAKCKLSVIGSGEANCSD